One stretch of Prunus persica cultivar Lovell chromosome G1, Prunus_persica_NCBIv2, whole genome shotgun sequence DNA includes these proteins:
- the LOC18791501 gene encoding galactolipase DONGLE, chloroplastic, protein MASMCQMQNTNMNQHVAFPKNFRPQSGSFGQVCVPKRTETAAGRQTIVAAVGTVEVTTTTSTRANTKTTASTRTTSNLAHQWREIQGSNNWENLVEPLHPLLRQEIIRYGDFVTACYKAFNLDPNSKRYLNCKYGKKNMFREVGLESCGYEVTKYIYATPDINIPIQNGESCGRWMGYVAVSSDDAVKRLGRRDIVITFRGTVTNPEWVANLMSSLTPARLDPHNPRDDVKVESGFLSLYTSDESESKFGLGSCREQLLSEVSRLLNKYKGEELSITLAGHSMGSSLALLLGYDIAELGLNRENSRRKIPITVFSFGGPRVGNSGFKQRCEELGVKVLRIVNVNDPITKMPGVVFNLENFRVLGGGESFEFPWSCSCYTHVGVELVLDFFNMQNPSCVHDLGTYLSLLKCPNRVQIQKEGVDLMNRAKELLLNLNVSAQNFNMQVPIPWRSASARSTSNMVKLQVQSQRT, encoded by the coding sequence ATGGCTTCCATGTGTCAGATGCAGAATACAAACATGAACCAGCATGTCGCATTTCCCAAAAACTTTCGGCCACAGTCAGGTTCTTTTGGACAGGTTTGTGTGCCCAAAAGAACCGAAACTGCTGCCGGTAGACAGACAATTGTCGCGGCAGTAGGGACCGTGGAAGTAACCACTACTACTAGTACTAGAGCCAATACGAAAACCACCGCCAGCACTCGTACTACTAGTAATTTGGCTCATCAATGGAGAGAAATTCAAGGTTCAAACAATTGGGAAAACCTGGTGGAGCCATTGCACCCACTTCTCCGGCAAGAAATTATTCGATACGGTGACTTTGTCACCGCGTGTTACAAGGCCTTCAATCTCGACCCAAACTCCAAACGCTACCTCAACTGCAAGTACGGCAAGAAGAACATGTTCAGAGAGGTTGGGCTGGAGAGTTGCGGTTATGAAGTCACCAAGTACATCTACGCCACTCCGGACATCAACATCCCCATCCAAAACGGCGAGTCGTGCGGCCGTTGGATGGGATACGTCGCCGTTTCATCAGATGATGCAGTTAAGAGGCTCGGAAGAAGAGATATTGTAATCACCTTCAGAGGCACAGTCACAAACCCTGAATGGGTTGCAAACCTAATGAGCTCATTGACTCCGGCACGGCTTGATCCTCATAATCCGAGGGACGATGTGAAGGTGGAGTCTGGATTTTTGAGCTTGTACACGTCAGACGAAAGCGAAAGCAAGTTCGGGCTAGGAAGCTGCCGGGAACAGCTTCTTTCAGAGGTGTCCAGATTGCTAAACAAATACAAAGGTGAAGAGTTGAGCATAACATTAGCAGGACATAGTATGGGGAGTTCTTTGGCTCTTCTTCTTGGCTATGACATCGCGGAGCTCGGGTTGAACCGAGAGAATTCCCGAAGGAAAATACCGATTACAGTGTTTTCATTCGGGGGGCCGAGGGTAGGGAACTCGGGGTTCAAGCAAAGGTGTGAGGAATTGGGTGTGAAGGTCTTGAGGATTGTGAATGTGAATGACCCCATTACCAAGATGCCTGGGGTTGTTTTCAATCTCGAGAACTTTAGGGTTTTGGGAGGTGGCGAATCGTTTGAGTTTCCATGGAGTTGCTCATGTTATACCCATGTGGGTGTTGAATTAGTATTGGACTTCTTCAACATGCAAAACCCTTCATGTGTTCATGACTTGGGGACTTATCTTAGCTTGCTCAAATGTCCCAACAGAGTGCAGATTCAAAAGGAGGGTGTGGATTTGATGAACAGAGCAAAAGAATTGCTCTTGAATTTGAATGTGAGCGctcaaaatttcaacatgcaaGTGCCAATCCCATGGAGAAGTGCTTCTGCCAGAAGCACCAGCAATATGGTGAAGCTGCAAGTTCAATCACAAAGAACATAA
- the LOC18790400 gene encoding sn1-specific diacylglycerol lipase beta isoform X2, with protein MWVSNIENLRWPAIILGIANAVVFVLGCFFVFWALPSCNRHILIPLMVVSFMATVRIGIMVNTGIAQEATAMTILEHSPAVSPAAVDTAFRHQTRVRYKKWLWWTRFATVVTVLQFAGASYLLYNMASFMSHNETTNHCILGTASSNIPWKKHLMGFFVITVCFAALLQCFTGTDILKWRSFYATQDDAWKAHYREVFDHGIREALCCMGRVKYLSVLEEDEVFSVARLLGDLVAYRAAGTGHLELMAGLALLRNQGQSPKSFEECMETPEEKIREAADLHKFAEAAYTGPLLDFGRNPFLFPCVWLNRQGILTPWARNRRPVLDGDNWLRGHAAAFLKYVKLSPEVLRKGRVNQAKCKAAYFVLVLHHLRSVVIAVRGTETPEDLITDSLCRECALSVEDLDGLINSPNIHAEVRQSVISSFPHHGHSGIVEAARDLFMQIEVSPRDDESGSNGLLSSLLGVGCECEGYSIRIVGHSLGGAIATLIGLRLYHRYPNLHVYTYGALPCVDSVVANACSEFVTSIVYNNEFSSRLSVGSIMRLRAAAITAMSQDSETDTAMILRLARHFLHVSKYQQNGTEVKDSASDVTSRAITEEKLNDHIYEMCNDEDQDLILWDDADMEDRVIQSDHDEFTNPFSNDVMSNHDPVSQFMVSVPRSESLTSRDPPEMYLPGLVIHIVPQPRSFDMPQCRGCAVQEKTQCHKAYIANRESFKDIIVSPSMFLDHLPWRCHDAMKQLLQAQRSQVQSLQVRSSQLVPNQPESV; from the exons ATGTGGGTCTCAAATATCGAGAACTTGAGATGGCCCGCCATAATCTTGGGCATTGCCAATGCCGTGGTTTTCGTTCTCGGCTGCTTCTTTGTCTTCTGGGCTCTTCCTTCCTGTAATCGCCACATCCTCATTCCTCTGATGGTTGTTTCTTTCATGGCAACCGTCAGAATTGGCATCATGGTTAACACTGGCATCGCCCAAGAAGCCACCGCCATGACCATTCTTGAGCATTCCCCGGCGGTTAGCCCTGCCGCCGTTGACACTGCTTTCCGCCACCAGACACGG GTTAGGTATAAAAAGTGGCTTTGGTGGACTCGATTTGCTACCGTTGTTACGGTTCTGCAATTTGCTGGTGCTTCTTACCTTCTGTACAATATGGCTAGTTTTATGTCTCACAATGAAACAACAAACCATTGTATTTTAG GGACGGCTTCGAGCAATATTCCATGGAAGAAACATTTAATGGGCTTTTTTGTAATCACGGTGTGTTTTGCGGCATTGCTACAGTGTTTTACAGGAACTGATATTTTAAAATGGAGATCATTTTATGCAACCCAAGATGATGCATGGAAGGCTCATTACCGGGAGGTATTTGATCATGGCATTCGTGAGGCTTTGTGCTGTATGGGGCGAGTCAAATACTT GAGTGtattggaagaagatgaggttTTCTCAGTAGCTCGATTACTAGGTGATCTTGTTGCCTATCGTGCAGCCGGCACAGGACATCTGGAACTCATGGCAG GTCTAGCCCTTTTGCGGAACCAGGGGCAGTCACCAAAATCCTTTGAAGAGTGCATGGAGACACCTGAAGAAAAGATCAGGGAGGCTGCAGATCTTCATAAGTTTGCAGAAGCTGCCTACACG GGTCCATTGCTTGATTTTGGAAGAAATCCTTTCTTATTTCCTTGTGTGTGGCTCAATAGGCAAGGGATTTTGACCCCATGGGCTCGTAACAG GCGACCCGTACTTGATGGTGATAATTGGTTGCGAGGTCATGCAGCAGCTTTTCTAAAATATGTTAAACTATCCCCCGAGGTGCTTAGGAAAGGGCGTGTTAACCAG GCAAAGTGTAAAGCtgcatactttgttcttgttctGCATCATCTAAGATCTGTGGTGATTGCTGTTCGGGGAACTGAGACCCCAGAAGATCTAATAACTGATAGTTTATGTAGGGAATGTGCTCTTTCTGTTGAAGATTTGGATGGATTGATAAA tAGCCCTAATATTCATGCTGAAGTGAGACAATCCGTGATTTCATCTTTCCCGCACCATGGGCACTCTGGTATTGTTGAGGCTGCAAGGGATCTCTTCATGCAAATTGAAGTTAGTCCTAGAGATGATG AATCTGGTTCAAATggccttctttcttctttgctgGGAGTTGGATGCGAGTGTGAAGGGTATAGCATTCGCATAGTGGGGCATTCCCTAGGAGGTGCGATTGCCACATTGATTGGACTCAGA CTATACCACCGATACCCAAATTTGCATGTCTATACATATGGGGCCCTTCCATGTGTGGACTCGGTTGTAGCAAATGCATGTTCTGAATTTGTTACAAG CATTGTATACAACAATGAATTCTCCTCACGCCTATCAGTTGGATCAATCATGCGGCTTCGAGCAGCTGCAATTACAGCAATGTCACAAGATTCAGAAACTGATACAGCTATGATACTAAGGCTTGCACGCCATTTTCTCCATGTAAGCAAGTACCAGCAAAATGGGACCGAGGTAAAGGATTCAGCTTCAGATGTCACTTCTAGGGCAATCACAGAAGAAAAACTAAACGATCACATCTATGAGA TGTGcaatgatgaggatcaagatTTAATCTTGTGGGATGATGCTGACATGGAGGACAGAGTTATTCAAAGTGATCATGATGAATTCACCAACCCCTTTTCCAATGATGTCATGTCAAATCATGACCCTGTGTCTCAATTTATGGTAAGTGTCCCAAGATCGGAAAGTTTGACATCTAGGGATCCCCCAGAGATGTATCTGCCAGGGCTTGTGATTCATATAGTACCGCAACCAAGAAGCTTCGATATGCCTCAGTGTAGAGGCTGCGCAGTCCAAGAGAAGACGCAATGTCATAAGGCTTATATTGCAAACAGAGAAAGCTTCAAAGATATTATTGTGTCACCATCAATGTTTCTCGACCATCTTCCTTGGAG ATGTCACGATGCAATGAAACAGTTATTGCAAGCTCAAAGATCCCAGGTCCAAAGTTTGCAAGTTCGAAGCTCCCAGCTTGTTCCTAATCAACCTGAGAGTGTGTGA
- the LOC18790400 gene encoding sn1-specific diacylglycerol lipase beta isoform X1 has product MWVSNIENLRWPAIILGIANAVVFVLGCFFVFWALPSCNRHILIPLMVVSFMATVRIGIMVNTGIAQEATAMTILEHSPAVSPAAVDTAFRHQTRVRYKKWLWWTRFATVVTVLQFAGASYLLYNMASFMSHNETTNHCILGTASSNIPWKKHLMGFFVITVCFAALLQCFTGTDILKWRSFYATQDDAWKAHYREVFDHGIREALCCMGRVKYLSVLEEDEVFSVARLLGDLVAYRAAGTGHLELMAGLALLRNQGQSPKSFEECMETPEEKIREAADLHKFAEAAYTGPLLDFGRNPFLFPCVWLNRQGILTPWARNRRPVLDGDNWLRGHAAAFLKYVKLSPEVLRKGRVNQAKCKAAYFVLVLHHLRSVVIAVRGTETPEDLITDSLCRECALSVEDLDGLINSPNIHAEVRQSVISSFPHHGHSGIVEAARDLFMQIEVSPRDDESGSNGLLSSLLGVGCECEGYSIRIVGHSLGGAIATLIGLRLYHRYPNLHVYTYGALPCVDSVVANACSEFVTSIVYNNEFSSRLSVGSIMRLRAAAITAMSQDSETDTAMILRLARHFLHVSKYQQNGTEVKDSASDVTSRAITEEKLNDHIYESEYRVNIKVCNDEDQDLILWDDADMEDRVIQSDHDEFTNPFSNDVMSNHDPVSQFMVSVPRSESLTSRDPPEMYLPGLVIHIVPQPRSFDMPQCRGCAVQEKTQCHKAYIANRESFKDIIVSPSMFLDHLPWRCHDAMKQLLQAQRSQVQSLQVRSSQLVPNQPESV; this is encoded by the exons ATGTGGGTCTCAAATATCGAGAACTTGAGATGGCCCGCCATAATCTTGGGCATTGCCAATGCCGTGGTTTTCGTTCTCGGCTGCTTCTTTGTCTTCTGGGCTCTTCCTTCCTGTAATCGCCACATCCTCATTCCTCTGATGGTTGTTTCTTTCATGGCAACCGTCAGAATTGGCATCATGGTTAACACTGGCATCGCCCAAGAAGCCACCGCCATGACCATTCTTGAGCATTCCCCGGCGGTTAGCCCTGCCGCCGTTGACACTGCTTTCCGCCACCAGACACGG GTTAGGTATAAAAAGTGGCTTTGGTGGACTCGATTTGCTACCGTTGTTACGGTTCTGCAATTTGCTGGTGCTTCTTACCTTCTGTACAATATGGCTAGTTTTATGTCTCACAATGAAACAACAAACCATTGTATTTTAG GGACGGCTTCGAGCAATATTCCATGGAAGAAACATTTAATGGGCTTTTTTGTAATCACGGTGTGTTTTGCGGCATTGCTACAGTGTTTTACAGGAACTGATATTTTAAAATGGAGATCATTTTATGCAACCCAAGATGATGCATGGAAGGCTCATTACCGGGAGGTATTTGATCATGGCATTCGTGAGGCTTTGTGCTGTATGGGGCGAGTCAAATACTT GAGTGtattggaagaagatgaggttTTCTCAGTAGCTCGATTACTAGGTGATCTTGTTGCCTATCGTGCAGCCGGCACAGGACATCTGGAACTCATGGCAG GTCTAGCCCTTTTGCGGAACCAGGGGCAGTCACCAAAATCCTTTGAAGAGTGCATGGAGACACCTGAAGAAAAGATCAGGGAGGCTGCAGATCTTCATAAGTTTGCAGAAGCTGCCTACACG GGTCCATTGCTTGATTTTGGAAGAAATCCTTTCTTATTTCCTTGTGTGTGGCTCAATAGGCAAGGGATTTTGACCCCATGGGCTCGTAACAG GCGACCCGTACTTGATGGTGATAATTGGTTGCGAGGTCATGCAGCAGCTTTTCTAAAATATGTTAAACTATCCCCCGAGGTGCTTAGGAAAGGGCGTGTTAACCAG GCAAAGTGTAAAGCtgcatactttgttcttgttctGCATCATCTAAGATCTGTGGTGATTGCTGTTCGGGGAACTGAGACCCCAGAAGATCTAATAACTGATAGTTTATGTAGGGAATGTGCTCTTTCTGTTGAAGATTTGGATGGATTGATAAA tAGCCCTAATATTCATGCTGAAGTGAGACAATCCGTGATTTCATCTTTCCCGCACCATGGGCACTCTGGTATTGTTGAGGCTGCAAGGGATCTCTTCATGCAAATTGAAGTTAGTCCTAGAGATGATG AATCTGGTTCAAATggccttctttcttctttgctgGGAGTTGGATGCGAGTGTGAAGGGTATAGCATTCGCATAGTGGGGCATTCCCTAGGAGGTGCGATTGCCACATTGATTGGACTCAGA CTATACCACCGATACCCAAATTTGCATGTCTATACATATGGGGCCCTTCCATGTGTGGACTCGGTTGTAGCAAATGCATGTTCTGAATTTGTTACAAG CATTGTATACAACAATGAATTCTCCTCACGCCTATCAGTTGGATCAATCATGCGGCTTCGAGCAGCTGCAATTACAGCAATGTCACAAGATTCAGAAACTGATACAGCTATGATACTAAGGCTTGCACGCCATTTTCTCCATGTAAGCAAGTACCAGCAAAATGGGACCGAGGTAAAGGATTCAGCTTCAGATGTCACTTCTAGGGCAATCACAGAAGAAAAACTAAACGATCACATCTATGAGAGTGAGTATCGGGTTAATATTAAAG TGTGcaatgatgaggatcaagatTTAATCTTGTGGGATGATGCTGACATGGAGGACAGAGTTATTCAAAGTGATCATGATGAATTCACCAACCCCTTTTCCAATGATGTCATGTCAAATCATGACCCTGTGTCTCAATTTATGGTAAGTGTCCCAAGATCGGAAAGTTTGACATCTAGGGATCCCCCAGAGATGTATCTGCCAGGGCTTGTGATTCATATAGTACCGCAACCAAGAAGCTTCGATATGCCTCAGTGTAGAGGCTGCGCAGTCCAAGAGAAGACGCAATGTCATAAGGCTTATATTGCAAACAGAGAAAGCTTCAAAGATATTATTGTGTCACCATCAATGTTTCTCGACCATCTTCCTTGGAG ATGTCACGATGCAATGAAACAGTTATTGCAAGCTCAAAGATCCCAGGTCCAAAGTTTGCAAGTTCGAAGCTCCCAGCTTGTTCCTAATCAACCTGAGAGTGTGTGA
- the LOC18790400 gene encoding sn1-specific diacylglycerol lipase beta isoform X3, producing the protein MGRVKYLSVLEEDEVFSVARLLGDLVAYRAAGTGHLELMAGLALLRNQGQSPKSFEECMETPEEKIREAADLHKFAEAAYTGPLLDFGRNPFLFPCVWLNRQGILTPWARNRRPVLDGDNWLRGHAAAFLKYVKLSPEVLRKGRVNQAKCKAAYFVLVLHHLRSVVIAVRGTETPEDLITDSLCRECALSVEDLDGLINSPNIHAEVRQSVISSFPHHGHSGIVEAARDLFMQIEVSPRDDESGSNGLLSSLLGVGCECEGYSIRIVGHSLGGAIATLIGLRLYHRYPNLHVYTYGALPCVDSVVANACSEFVTSIVYNNEFSSRLSVGSIMRLRAAAITAMSQDSETDTAMILRLARHFLHVSKYQQNGTEVKDSASDVTSRAITEEKLNDHIYESEYRVNIKVCNDEDQDLILWDDADMEDRVIQSDHDEFTNPFSNDVMSNHDPVSQFMVSVPRSESLTSRDPPEMYLPGLVIHIVPQPRSFDMPQCRGCAVQEKTQCHKAYIANRESFKDIIVSPSMFLDHLPWRCHDAMKQLLQAQRSQVQSLQVRSSQLVPNQPESV; encoded by the exons ATGGGGCGAGTCAAATACTT GAGTGtattggaagaagatgaggttTTCTCAGTAGCTCGATTACTAGGTGATCTTGTTGCCTATCGTGCAGCCGGCACAGGACATCTGGAACTCATGGCAG GTCTAGCCCTTTTGCGGAACCAGGGGCAGTCACCAAAATCCTTTGAAGAGTGCATGGAGACACCTGAAGAAAAGATCAGGGAGGCTGCAGATCTTCATAAGTTTGCAGAAGCTGCCTACACG GGTCCATTGCTTGATTTTGGAAGAAATCCTTTCTTATTTCCTTGTGTGTGGCTCAATAGGCAAGGGATTTTGACCCCATGGGCTCGTAACAG GCGACCCGTACTTGATGGTGATAATTGGTTGCGAGGTCATGCAGCAGCTTTTCTAAAATATGTTAAACTATCCCCCGAGGTGCTTAGGAAAGGGCGTGTTAACCAG GCAAAGTGTAAAGCtgcatactttgttcttgttctGCATCATCTAAGATCTGTGGTGATTGCTGTTCGGGGAACTGAGACCCCAGAAGATCTAATAACTGATAGTTTATGTAGGGAATGTGCTCTTTCTGTTGAAGATTTGGATGGATTGATAAA tAGCCCTAATATTCATGCTGAAGTGAGACAATCCGTGATTTCATCTTTCCCGCACCATGGGCACTCTGGTATTGTTGAGGCTGCAAGGGATCTCTTCATGCAAATTGAAGTTAGTCCTAGAGATGATG AATCTGGTTCAAATggccttctttcttctttgctgGGAGTTGGATGCGAGTGTGAAGGGTATAGCATTCGCATAGTGGGGCATTCCCTAGGAGGTGCGATTGCCACATTGATTGGACTCAGA CTATACCACCGATACCCAAATTTGCATGTCTATACATATGGGGCCCTTCCATGTGTGGACTCGGTTGTAGCAAATGCATGTTCTGAATTTGTTACAAG CATTGTATACAACAATGAATTCTCCTCACGCCTATCAGTTGGATCAATCATGCGGCTTCGAGCAGCTGCAATTACAGCAATGTCACAAGATTCAGAAACTGATACAGCTATGATACTAAGGCTTGCACGCCATTTTCTCCATGTAAGCAAGTACCAGCAAAATGGGACCGAGGTAAAGGATTCAGCTTCAGATGTCACTTCTAGGGCAATCACAGAAGAAAAACTAAACGATCACATCTATGAGAGTGAGTATCGGGTTAATATTAAAG TGTGcaatgatgaggatcaagatTTAATCTTGTGGGATGATGCTGACATGGAGGACAGAGTTATTCAAAGTGATCATGATGAATTCACCAACCCCTTTTCCAATGATGTCATGTCAAATCATGACCCTGTGTCTCAATTTATGGTAAGTGTCCCAAGATCGGAAAGTTTGACATCTAGGGATCCCCCAGAGATGTATCTGCCAGGGCTTGTGATTCATATAGTACCGCAACCAAGAAGCTTCGATATGCCTCAGTGTAGAGGCTGCGCAGTCCAAGAGAAGACGCAATGTCATAAGGCTTATATTGCAAACAGAGAAAGCTTCAAAGATATTATTGTGTCACCATCAATGTTTCTCGACCATCTTCCTTGGAG ATGTCACGATGCAATGAAACAGTTATTGCAAGCTCAAAGATCCCAGGTCCAAAGTTTGCAAGTTCGAAGCTCCCAGCTTGTTCCTAATCAACCTGAGAGTGTGTGA